In the genome of Bradyrhizobium sp. CIAT3101, one region contains:
- a CDS encoding response regulator, with product MLRIDQCKEAIMLFDTEAYTSSKRPTIFLIEPEQVVRSALDYILRERYQTHPFASVDEAVRSPIKTPDVVLVGVSILHDRGEAVLGEVARVFARTKILLVAERKSDPLVQTGLERGAHGYISNPISTDSVRGAVRIALGAPVFPNRPPVLIPPRSG from the coding sequence TTGCTGCGCATCGATCAATGCAAAGAGGCCATTATGCTGTTCGACACCGAGGCTTATACGAGTAGCAAGCGTCCAACCATTTTCCTGATCGAGCCTGAGCAGGTTGTACGTTCCGCACTCGATTACATCCTGCGTGAACGTTACCAGACACATCCTTTTGCCTCCGTGGATGAGGCCGTGAGGTCGCCAATTAAGACCCCCGACGTAGTCCTGGTCGGCGTTTCCATTCTGCACGACCGAGGAGAGGCAGTCCTGGGAGAAGTCGCGAGGGTATTCGCGCGTACCAAGATCCTGCTCGTAGCTGAGCGGAAATCCGACCCTCTGGTGCAGACGGGGCTTGAACGAGGTGCACACGGGTACATCAGCAATCCAATCTCCACCGATTCTGTCCGCGGAGCCGTCAGGATAGCTTTGGGCGCACCAGTCTTTCCCAACCGGCCGCCCGTTCTCATTCCTCCGAGGTCCGGTTAG
- a CDS encoding 4Fe-4S binding protein gives MAYKIVASQCSVCGACEFECPNGAISLKGDVYVIDPKKCTECDGHCDTPRCAVVCPMEGTCVPA, from the coding sequence ATGGCCTATAAGATCGTCGCCTCGCAATGCTCGGTTTGTGGTGCATGTGAATTCGAGTGTCCGAACGGCGCGATCAGCCTAAAGGGCGATGTCTATGTGATCGATCCGAAAAAGTGCACAGAGTGCGACGGGCATTGCGATACGCCGCGATGCGCGGTGGTCTGTCCGATGGAGGGCACGTGTGTTCCCGCCTGA
- a CDS encoding SDR family oxidoreductase — MPGLARCPLQEDKSQGRLGQRKTLVLTGASRGIGHATGKLFSEAGWQIISCSRQPFDSGRCPWESGINNHVQVELSDHSALPHAIAEIKERLDGEPLHALINNAAISPKAPGGGRLNSLTTSITTWMSVFHVNLVAPILLAQGLFEELKMASGSIVNVTSIVGTRVHPFAGTAYATSKAALACLTREMAHDYAPFGIRVNAIAPGEIKTDILSPETEEKLAPIIPLHRVGTPEEVAKVIFFLCSSAASYVTGAEVPINGGQHV; from the coding sequence GTGCCTGGTCTGGCGCGCTGTCCGCTTCAAGAAGATAAGTCGCAGGGGCGACTTGGCCAAAGGAAGACGCTTGTATTGACGGGCGCCTCGCGCGGCATTGGTCACGCCACGGGCAAGTTGTTCTCCGAAGCTGGTTGGCAAATCATCTCCTGCTCCCGACAGCCCTTTGATAGCGGTCGATGCCCATGGGAATCGGGAATCAACAATCATGTGCAAGTGGAACTGAGCGATCACAGCGCGTTGCCGCACGCGATCGCCGAGATCAAGGAGCGGCTCGATGGAGAGCCGCTTCACGCCCTGATCAACAATGCCGCCATTTCTCCAAAGGCTCCAGGCGGTGGTAGGCTGAATTCTTTAACGACGTCCATCACCACATGGATGAGCGTGTTTCACGTGAATTTGGTCGCGCCGATTCTACTTGCTCAAGGCCTGTTCGAAGAATTGAAAATGGCATCCGGGTCGATCGTCAATGTCACCTCCATCGTAGGCACCCGTGTGCATCCTTTTGCGGGTACTGCCTATGCGACCTCTAAGGCGGCGCTCGCCTGCCTCACGCGCGAGATGGCACACGACTACGCGCCATTCGGAATTCGGGTCAACGCGATCGCACCGGGCGAGATCAAGACCGACATTTTGTCACCGGAAACTGAAGAAAAGTTGGCGCCGATTATACCGCTACACCGCGTTGGCACGCCCGAGGAGGTTGCGAAGGTCATTTTCTTCCTCTGCTCAAGCGCCGCGAGCTATGTCACAGGTGCGGAAGTGCCAATCAATGGGGGACAACACGTGTGA